One Malus domestica chromosome 11, GDT2T_hap1 genomic region harbors:
- the LOC103418752 gene encoding RING-H2 finger protein ATL63-like, with product MLAALVSLLLVILFVLILHIYAKWLLAQAHHRRRGSSVTVSQVLGPNRFQNFHTFTLDTNSANINNISGSGSSKGLDSKTISAIPLFVYKTGELPEMAEEESCKNGVLEMECVICLSLFEDNDVGRSLPKCGHCFHVECIDMWLGSHKNCPICRAPTVVETTSDRVAGEEESVIIDVLDSGYVSNRGLVNVGVMGTDSESTSSSSPSSSSSSPLMVGCSLKRMLSRNRPETSKVFPTTNGLDQADA from the coding sequence ATGCTCGCCGCCTTGGTCTCTCTTCTTCTCGTCATTCTCTTCGTCCTCATCCTCCACATCTACGCCAAGTGGCTCTTAGCTCAAGCCCACCACCGCCGCCGGGGAAGCTCTGTCACCGTCTCTCAGGTCCTCGGTCCCAACCGCTTCCAGAACTTCCACACCTTCACATTGGACACAAACTCGGCCAACATTAACAATATTTCGGGCTCTGGTTCATCCAAGGGCCTCGACTCGAAAACCATCTCCGCCATTCCTTTGTTCGTGTACAAAACAGGGGAGTTGCCGGAGATGGCGGAGGAGGAGAGTTGTAAAAATGGGGTTTTGGAGATGGAGTGTGTGATTTGTCTGAGTCTGTTCGAGGACAACGACGTGGGGAGGAGTTTGCCAAAATGCGGTCACTGTTTTCATGTCGAGTGTATTGATATGTGGCTGGGTTCTCACAAGAACTGTCCAATTTGCAGAGCTCCGACGGTGGTTGAAACGACGTCAGATCGGGTTGCGGGCGAAGAGGAATCGGTTATCATTGATGTTTTGGATTCTGGGTATGTTTCAAATCGCGGTCTTGTTAATGTTGGAGTGATGGGTACTGATTCCGAATCGacatcttcgtcttctccttcgTCTTCATCGTCATCGCCATTAATGGTGGGGTGTTCACTGAAGAGAATGCTGAGCAGAAATAGGCCGGAAACTAGCAAGGTTTTCCCAACCACTAATGGGCTTGACCAAGCAGATGCTTGA
- the LOC103447628 gene encoding 6-phosphofructo-2-kinase/fructose-2,6-bisphosphatase-like isoform X2 yields the protein MGTGASKRTDDGSHGGHEPEEEEYLDQGGGQLYVSLKMENNYKLKKCELLPHVFGSVPLVGSWDASKALSMERESTSMWELSFVVPPNHETLDFKFLLKPKNNAPAPCVVEEGPNRQLIGGALQGDRRLAIFRLSSDEVLEYRVFIKADRVSPFDLAASWRAYQDNLRPSAVRGIPDVSLGTVPEIGAENGSSASLELDLEYYVVPAPSTSANSGHVYAANMTETPTSLNLPGVFTNADGSTSASQTFKDSGVSADRHAATKEMEVVIPDSSNLSSSSGMVESKSVGTFSPFQKQDSHRGLFVDRGVGAPRLVKSSSTSTFSESRFDTEKKNSIPEAAGAVAAAAVADQMLGPKEDRHLAIVLVGLPARGKTFTAAKLTRYLRWLGHDTKHFNVGKYRRLKHGANQTADFFRPDNPEGIEARNEVAALAFDDMVSWMQEGGQVGIFDATNSTRKRRNMLMKLAEGKCKIIFLETLCNDERIIERNIRLKIQQSPDYAEQPDFEAGLQDFKNRLAYYEKVYEPVEEGSYIKMIDMVSGHGGQLQVNNISGYLPGRIVFFLVNTHLTPRPILLTRHGESMDNVRGRIGGDNPLSDTGEIYAKKLANFVEKRLKSERAASIWTSTLERAILTASPIVGFPKIQWRALDEINAGVCDGMTYEEIKKNMPDEARMKDKLRYRYPRGESYLDVIQRLEPVIIELERQRAPVVVISHQAVLRALYAYFADRPLKEVPHIEMPLHTIIEIQMGVTGVQEKRYKLMD from the exons atggggaCTGGTGCGTCCAAGAGGACGGACGACGGCTCGCACGGCGGCCATGAGCCGGAGGAGGAGGAATATTTGGACCAGGGAGGTGGGCAGCTCTACGTGTCGCTGAAGATGGAGAACAATTACAAGCTCAAGAAATGCGAGCTCCTCCCTCACGTTTTCGGCTCCGTCCCGCTCGTTGGCTCTTGGGATGCTTCCAAAGCT CTTTCAATGGAGCGGGAATCGACTTCCATGTGGGAATTGAGCTTTGTTGTTCCTCCGAATCATG AAACTTTGGACTTCAAGTTCCTTTTGAAGCCAAAGAACAATGCGCCTGCACCTTGTGTTGTGGAGGAGGGTCCGAACCGCCAACTCATTGGAGGGGCCTTGCAAGGGGATCGAAGGCTGGCTATATTTAGGCTTAGCAGTGATGAGGTTCTTGAGTACCGGGTGTTCATTAAGGCAGATAGGGTATCGCCGTTTGATCTTGCAGCCAGTTGGAGGGCTTATCAGGATAACCTTAGGCCTTCTGCTGTTCGTGGAATTCCTGATGTCAGTTTAGGTACAGTGCCAGAGATAGGTGCCGAG AATGGCTCTTCAGCTAGTTTGGAGCTTGACCTCGAATATTATGTCGTTCCAGCTCCTTCAACTTCTGCCAATTCAGGTCATGTTTACGCAGCTAACATGACAGAGACTCCAACGTCATTAAATCTTCCTGGAGTTTTTACCAATGCAGATGGCTCTACCAGTGCTTCACAAACCTTCAAGGATAGTGGTGTTTCAGCAGATCGACATGCAGCTACAAAG GAGATGGAGGTTGTTATCCCAGATTCATCCAATCTGTCTTCTTCCTCTGGGATGGTTGAATCAAAGTCAGTGGGAACGTTTTCACCTTTCCAAAAGCAAGATAGTCACAGGGGTCTCTTTGTTGATAGGGGTGTTGGAGCTCCTAGGCTAGTTAAATCTTCTAGTACTAGTACTTTCTCTGAGTCCAGATTTGATACAGAAAAAAAG AATTCAATTCCAGAAGCTGCTGGAGCCGTTGCAGCTGCAGCCGTAGCTGATCAAATGCTTGGACCAAAGGAAGATAGGCATTTGGCAATTGTCCTG GTTGGTTTGCCTGCTCGTGGAAAAACTTTTACAGCAGCTAAGCTTACAAGGTATCTCCGCTGGTTGGGTCATGATACCAAGCACTTCAATGTTGGAAAG TACCGCCGTCTTAAGCATGGAGCTAATCAG ACTGCTGATTTTTTCCGACCTGACAACCCTGAAGGCATAGAGGCACGTAACGAG GTAGCTGCCCTGGCATTTGATGACATGGTTTCTTGGATGCAAGAAGGTGGCCAG GTAGGAATATTTGATGCCACAAACAGTACAAGGAAACGGAGAAATATGCTCATGAAATTGGCTGAAGGAAAATGCAAG ATTATTTTTCTGGAAACGTTATGCAACGATGAACGCATTATAGAAAGAAATATACGTCTTAAAATTCAACAAAGCCCTGATTATGCAGAACA GCCAGATTTTGAGGCTGGACTACAGGACTTCAAAAATCGACTGGCTTATTATGAAAAA GTTTATGAGCCAGTAGAAGAAGGATCAtacatcaaaatgatagatatGGTCAGTGGACATGGAGGCCAACTACAA GTGAACAACATCAGTGGCTATCTTCCCGGACGAATTGTTTTCTTCCTG GTGAATACACACCTCACTCCCCGCCCAATATTACTTACTAGGCATGGAGAGAGTATGGATAATGTTAGAGGCAGAATTGGAGGAGACAATCCTTTGAG TGATACCGGAGAAATTTATGCAAAGAAACTTGCTAACTTTGTTGAAAAGCGACTGAAATCAGAACGGGCTGCTTCT ATTTGGACTAGCACACTGGAGCGAGCAATATTGACAGCAAGTCCCATTGTAGGATTTCCTAAG ATACAATGGCGTGCACTGGATGAGATAAATGCTGGAGTCTGTGATGGAATGACGTATGAAGAGATAAAGAAAAATATGCCGGACGA AGCACGTATGAAAGACAAACTGAGATATCGGTATCCTCGTGGAGAATCTTATTTAGATGTTATCCAAAG GCTAGAGCCAGTAATCATTGAACTCGAACGACAACGTGCACCTGTTGTGGTTATATCTCACCAG GCTGTTTTGAGAGCATTGTATGCTTACTTTGCCGATAGGCCTCTGAAAGAGGTTCCACACATTGAG atGCCACTTCACACCATAATAGAGATTCAAATGGGAGTTACTGGCGTACAGGAGAAAAGATACAAGCTCATGGACTGA
- the LOC103447628 gene encoding 6-phosphofructo-2-kinase/fructose-2,6-bisphosphatase-like isoform X1 gives MGTGASKRTDDGSHGGHEPEEEEYLDQGGGQLYVSLKMENNYKLKKCELLPHVFGSVPLVGSWDASKALSMERESTSMWELSFVVPPNHETLDFKFLLKPKNNAPAPCVVEEGPNRQLIGGALQGDRRLAIFRLSSDEVLEYRVFIKADRVSPFDLAASWRAYQDNLRPSAVRGIPDVSLGTVPEIGAENGSSASLELDLEYYVVPAPSTSANSGHVYAANMTETPTSLNLPGVFTNADGSTSASQTFKDSGVSADRHAATKEMEVVIPDSSNLSSSSGMVESKSVGTFSPFQKQDSHRGLFVDRGVGAPRLVKSSSTSTFSESRFDTEKKNSIPEAAGAVAAAAVADQMLGPKEDRHLAIVLVGLPARGKTFTAAKLTRYLRWLGHDTKHFNVGKYRRLKHGANQTADFFRPDNPEGIEARNEVAALAFDDMVSWMQEGGQVGIFDATNSTRKRRNMLMKLAEGKCKIIFLETLCNDERIIERNIRLKIQQSPDYAEQPDFEAGLQDFKNRLAYYEKVYEPVEEGSYIKMIDMVSGHGGQLQVNNISGYLPGRIVFFLVNTHLTPRPILLTRHGESMDNVRGRIGGDNPLSDTGEIYAKKLANFVEKRLKSERAASIWTSTLERAILTASPIVGFPKIQWRALDEINAGVCDGMTYEEIKKNMPDEYEARMKDKLRYRYPRGESYLDVIQRLEPVIIELERQRAPVVVISHQAVLRALYAYFADRPLKEVPHIEMPLHTIIEIQMGVTGVQEKRYKLMD, from the exons atggggaCTGGTGCGTCCAAGAGGACGGACGACGGCTCGCACGGCGGCCATGAGCCGGAGGAGGAGGAATATTTGGACCAGGGAGGTGGGCAGCTCTACGTGTCGCTGAAGATGGAGAACAATTACAAGCTCAAGAAATGCGAGCTCCTCCCTCACGTTTTCGGCTCCGTCCCGCTCGTTGGCTCTTGGGATGCTTCCAAAGCT CTTTCAATGGAGCGGGAATCGACTTCCATGTGGGAATTGAGCTTTGTTGTTCCTCCGAATCATG AAACTTTGGACTTCAAGTTCCTTTTGAAGCCAAAGAACAATGCGCCTGCACCTTGTGTTGTGGAGGAGGGTCCGAACCGCCAACTCATTGGAGGGGCCTTGCAAGGGGATCGAAGGCTGGCTATATTTAGGCTTAGCAGTGATGAGGTTCTTGAGTACCGGGTGTTCATTAAGGCAGATAGGGTATCGCCGTTTGATCTTGCAGCCAGTTGGAGGGCTTATCAGGATAACCTTAGGCCTTCTGCTGTTCGTGGAATTCCTGATGTCAGTTTAGGTACAGTGCCAGAGATAGGTGCCGAG AATGGCTCTTCAGCTAGTTTGGAGCTTGACCTCGAATATTATGTCGTTCCAGCTCCTTCAACTTCTGCCAATTCAGGTCATGTTTACGCAGCTAACATGACAGAGACTCCAACGTCATTAAATCTTCCTGGAGTTTTTACCAATGCAGATGGCTCTACCAGTGCTTCACAAACCTTCAAGGATAGTGGTGTTTCAGCAGATCGACATGCAGCTACAAAG GAGATGGAGGTTGTTATCCCAGATTCATCCAATCTGTCTTCTTCCTCTGGGATGGTTGAATCAAAGTCAGTGGGAACGTTTTCACCTTTCCAAAAGCAAGATAGTCACAGGGGTCTCTTTGTTGATAGGGGTGTTGGAGCTCCTAGGCTAGTTAAATCTTCTAGTACTAGTACTTTCTCTGAGTCCAGATTTGATACAGAAAAAAAG AATTCAATTCCAGAAGCTGCTGGAGCCGTTGCAGCTGCAGCCGTAGCTGATCAAATGCTTGGACCAAAGGAAGATAGGCATTTGGCAATTGTCCTG GTTGGTTTGCCTGCTCGTGGAAAAACTTTTACAGCAGCTAAGCTTACAAGGTATCTCCGCTGGTTGGGTCATGATACCAAGCACTTCAATGTTGGAAAG TACCGCCGTCTTAAGCATGGAGCTAATCAG ACTGCTGATTTTTTCCGACCTGACAACCCTGAAGGCATAGAGGCACGTAACGAG GTAGCTGCCCTGGCATTTGATGACATGGTTTCTTGGATGCAAGAAGGTGGCCAG GTAGGAATATTTGATGCCACAAACAGTACAAGGAAACGGAGAAATATGCTCATGAAATTGGCTGAAGGAAAATGCAAG ATTATTTTTCTGGAAACGTTATGCAACGATGAACGCATTATAGAAAGAAATATACGTCTTAAAATTCAACAAAGCCCTGATTATGCAGAACA GCCAGATTTTGAGGCTGGACTACAGGACTTCAAAAATCGACTGGCTTATTATGAAAAA GTTTATGAGCCAGTAGAAGAAGGATCAtacatcaaaatgatagatatGGTCAGTGGACATGGAGGCCAACTACAA GTGAACAACATCAGTGGCTATCTTCCCGGACGAATTGTTTTCTTCCTG GTGAATACACACCTCACTCCCCGCCCAATATTACTTACTAGGCATGGAGAGAGTATGGATAATGTTAGAGGCAGAATTGGAGGAGACAATCCTTTGAG TGATACCGGAGAAATTTATGCAAAGAAACTTGCTAACTTTGTTGAAAAGCGACTGAAATCAGAACGGGCTGCTTCT ATTTGGACTAGCACACTGGAGCGAGCAATATTGACAGCAAGTCCCATTGTAGGATTTCCTAAG ATACAATGGCGTGCACTGGATGAGATAAATGCTGGAGTCTGTGATGGAATGACGTATGAAGAGATAAAGAAAAATATGCCGGACGAGTATGA AGCACGTATGAAAGACAAACTGAGATATCGGTATCCTCGTGGAGAATCTTATTTAGATGTTATCCAAAG GCTAGAGCCAGTAATCATTGAACTCGAACGACAACGTGCACCTGTTGTGGTTATATCTCACCAG GCTGTTTTGAGAGCATTGTATGCTTACTTTGCCGATAGGCCTCTGAAAGAGGTTCCACACATTGAG atGCCACTTCACACCATAATAGAGATTCAAATGGGAGTTACTGGCGTACAGGAGAAAAGATACAAGCTCATGGACTGA
- the LOC103447361 gene encoding INCREASED PETAL GROWTH ANISOTROPY 1-like protein 1 isoform X1, with translation MPEEDESSEIVVFLRKELEASLEKNGSLEKENHELKQEVGRLKAQITSLKAHNNERKSVLWKKFQSTLEHSALEQSPVKEKPNPKVDFTESQAIKERPAAGLLPTNATPSTPRPPPPPPALFKEVKENKGPSALAPPPPPPPSKSLIGSRGVRRVPEVIELYRSLTRKDAHMENKANPAGVHAFALTKNMIGEIENRSSYVLAIKSEVETQGEFINFLISEVESSKFTNIADVEAFVNWLDRQLSSLVDERAVLKHFPQWPERKADTLREAAFSYRDLRNLKNEASSFEDNMKEPSILALRRMEALQDRLERSVSSTERTRESASKRYRDFQIPWEWMLDTGVMGQMKLSSLRLAKEYMKRITREVQSSECSREENLLLQGVRFAFRVHQFAGGFDSETVLAFEELKKIGANSRRNGTI, from the exons ATGCCAGAAGAAGATGAAAGCTCCGAGATCGTCGTCTTTCTCAGGAAAGAACTCGAAGCCTCTCTCGAAAAGAACGGCTCGTTGGAGAAAGAAAACCATGAACTGAAGCAAGAAGTTGGTCGTCTTAAAGCTCAAATAACTTCCCTCAAAGCACACAACAATGAGAGGAAATCTGTGCTCTGGAAGAAGTTTCAAAGCACGTTGGAGCACAGTGCATTGGAGCAGAGTCCAGTGAAAGAGAAACCGAATCCGAAAGTAGACTTCACGGAATCTCAAGCCATAAAGGAAAGACCGGCAGCAGGATTATTACCAACCAATGCAACACCATCAACACCGaggcctcctcctcctccccctgCTTTGTTCAAGGAGGTAAAGGAAAATAAAGGGCCTTCAGCACTAGCaccgcctcctcctcctccgccctCAAAATCATTAATCGGGTCAAGAGGAGTGCGACGTGTGCCGGAAGTAATTGAGCTGTACCGTTCACTTACAAGGAAAGATGCACACATGGAGAACAAAGCCAACCCAGCAGGAGTTCATGCTTTTGCACTTACTAAGAACATGATCGGAGAAATCGAAAACCGTTCATCTTATGTTTTAGCA ATAAAGTCGGAGGTCGAAACGCAAGGAGAATTCATAAATTTCTTGATCAGTGAGGTGGAGTCTTCAAAATTTACAAACATCGCAGACGTGGAAGCATTTGTAAATTGGCTGGATCGGCAACTATCTTCTTTAGTGGATGAAAGAGCAGTGCTGAAGCACTTCCCGCAGTGGCCGGAACGAAAAGCAGACACGCTGCGAGAAGCCGCCTTCAGCTACAGAGACCTGAGGAATCTGAAAAACGAAGCCTCATCATTTGAGGACAACATGAAGGAGCCATCAATCCTTGCTCTGAGAAGAATGGAGGCATTACAAGACAG GTTGGAAAGAAGTGTGAGCAGCACAGAAAGAACAAGGGAGAGTGCCAGCAAGAGGTACAGGGATTTTCAGATCCCATGGGAATGGATGCTGGACACAGGGGTGATGGGTCAG ATGAAACTGAGCTCACTGAGGCTAGCCAAGGAGTACATGAAGAGGATTACTAGAGAAGTGCAGTCCAGTGAATGCTCAAGAGAAGAAAATCTCCTGCTTCAAGGCGTCCGATTCGCTTTCCGGGTACACCAG TTTGCAGGTGGTTTTGATTCGGAGACGGTACTTGCATTTGAGGAACTAAAGAAGATAGGCGCGAATAGTAGAAGAAATGGCACGATTTAG
- the LOC103447361 gene encoding INCREASED PETAL GROWTH ANISOTROPY 1-like protein 1 isoform X2 produces the protein MPEEDESSEIVVFLRKELEASLEKNGSLEKENHELKQEVGRLKAQITSLKAHNNERKSVLWKKFQSTLEHSALEQSPVKEKPNPKVDFTESQAIKERPAAGLLPTNATPSTPRPPPPPPALFKEVKENKGPSALAPPPPPPPSKSLIGSRGVRRVPEVIELYRSLTRKDAHMENKANPAGVHAFALTKNMIGEIENRSSYVLAIKSEVETQGEFINFLISEVESSKFTNIADVEAFVNWLDRQLSSLVDERAVLKHFPQWPERKADTLREAAFSYRDLRNLKNEASSFEDNMKEPSILALRRMEALQDRLERSVSSTERTRESASKRYRDFQIPWEWMLDTGVMGQMKLSSLRLAKEYMKRITREVQSSECSREENLLLQGVRFAFRVHQVVLIRRRYLHLRN, from the exons ATGCCAGAAGAAGATGAAAGCTCCGAGATCGTCGTCTTTCTCAGGAAAGAACTCGAAGCCTCTCTCGAAAAGAACGGCTCGTTGGAGAAAGAAAACCATGAACTGAAGCAAGAAGTTGGTCGTCTTAAAGCTCAAATAACTTCCCTCAAAGCACACAACAATGAGAGGAAATCTGTGCTCTGGAAGAAGTTTCAAAGCACGTTGGAGCACAGTGCATTGGAGCAGAGTCCAGTGAAAGAGAAACCGAATCCGAAAGTAGACTTCACGGAATCTCAAGCCATAAAGGAAAGACCGGCAGCAGGATTATTACCAACCAATGCAACACCATCAACACCGaggcctcctcctcctccccctgCTTTGTTCAAGGAGGTAAAGGAAAATAAAGGGCCTTCAGCACTAGCaccgcctcctcctcctccgccctCAAAATCATTAATCGGGTCAAGAGGAGTGCGACGTGTGCCGGAAGTAATTGAGCTGTACCGTTCACTTACAAGGAAAGATGCACACATGGAGAACAAAGCCAACCCAGCAGGAGTTCATGCTTTTGCACTTACTAAGAACATGATCGGAGAAATCGAAAACCGTTCATCTTATGTTTTAGCA ATAAAGTCGGAGGTCGAAACGCAAGGAGAATTCATAAATTTCTTGATCAGTGAGGTGGAGTCTTCAAAATTTACAAACATCGCAGACGTGGAAGCATTTGTAAATTGGCTGGATCGGCAACTATCTTCTTTAGTGGATGAAAGAGCAGTGCTGAAGCACTTCCCGCAGTGGCCGGAACGAAAAGCAGACACGCTGCGAGAAGCCGCCTTCAGCTACAGAGACCTGAGGAATCTGAAAAACGAAGCCTCATCATTTGAGGACAACATGAAGGAGCCATCAATCCTTGCTCTGAGAAGAATGGAGGCATTACAAGACAG GTTGGAAAGAAGTGTGAGCAGCACAGAAAGAACAAGGGAGAGTGCCAGCAAGAGGTACAGGGATTTTCAGATCCCATGGGAATGGATGCTGGACACAGGGGTGATGGGTCAG ATGAAACTGAGCTCACTGAGGCTAGCCAAGGAGTACATGAAGAGGATTACTAGAGAAGTGCAGTCCAGTGAATGCTCAAGAGAAGAAAATCTCCTGCTTCAAGGCGTCCGATTCGCTTTCCGGGTACACCAG GTGGTTTTGATTCGGAGACGGTACTTGCATTTGAGGAACTAA